TTGGGCACACGCGCCGAAATCAAGAACTTAAACTCGTTCCGCTTTCTGGAAGAGGCGATCCAATACGAGGTGCACCGCCAGATCGAGCTGATCGAGGACGGTGGCACCGTTGTGCAGGAAACCCGGCTGTACGACCCGGACCGTGGCGAGACGCGCTCGATGCGCAGCAAGGAAGACGCGCATGACTATCGCTACTTCCCTGACCCGGACCTGATGCCGCTCGTGATCGACAGCGAGTGGATCACCGAGGTCCGCCGCGCGCTGCCGGAATTGCCGGACGCGATGAAGCGTCGCTTTGCCGAACAGTACGGCTTGCCCGGCTATGACGCGGGTGTGCTCACAACGTCACAGGCGCTTGCCGCGTACTACGAGGCAGTGGTGTCCAAGGTGGGCGTTGCGAATGCGAAGATGGCGGCGAACTGGGTAATGGGCGAGCTTGCGTCGCAGCTGAACCGCGATGGGCTGGACATCGGGCAGTCGCCGGTATCGGCCGCGCAATTGGCGCTAGTTCTCGTGCGGATCGCTGACGGTACGATCTCGAACAAGATCGGCAAGGAGATTTTTGGCGCGATCTGGGACGAGAAGGCCACCGACGACGCGGCGGCAGACCGCATCATCGACGCCAAGGGACTCAAGCAGATCTCCGACAGCGGCGCGCTCGAGGCGATTCTGGACGAGGTGCTTGCCGCCAATCCGAAGTCCGTCGACGAATACCGCGCGGGCAAGGACAAGGCATTCAACGCGCTGGTCGGTCAGGCGATGAAGGCCACGAAGGGGCGGGCCAACCCGCAGCAGGTCAACGAGCTGTTAAAGAAAAAGCTGTCCTGATCGTGCGCGCTGGTACATCGTGCCAGCGGACTCGAAGACTCATCGCAACCTGATGGTCGCCGAGCTATTGTTGCGGCGGCTGGCGGGGTTGGACCTGCGTTATCCACCGGCCAAGGCCTCGCTCAACGGTATCGTTGTCAAGTAATCCGTAGAGGCTGGCGCGTGCCGCCAGCTTCCACGATCATCCGTCAACAAGGAAACAACACACCATGCTGCGAGTCATCACCGCCAATCTGAACGGCATACGTTCCGCCGCGAAGAAAGGCTTTTTCGACTGGTTCGGCAAACAGAACGCCGACATCGTCTGCGTGCAGGAAATCAAGTGCTCGCAGGATGACATGACGCCCGAATTCCTCGCGCCGCACGGCTTCACCGGCTATTTCCAGCATGCGCAGAAGAAGGGGTACAGCGGCGCCGGGCTCTATACGAGGCATGAACCGGACGAGTTCATCGCCGGCTTCGGCAGCAAGGCGTTCGACCACGAGGGACGCTATGTCGAGCTGCGCTACGGCGACCTGTCGCTGGTGTCGGTCTATGTGCCGTCGGGTTCGAGCGGCGAGGAGCGGCAGGCGGTCAAGTACCGCTTCATGGATGATTTCTATGTGCACCTGGACGAGCTTCGGCGCGAGCGCGAAGTGATTTTCTGCGGCGACGTCAACATCGTGCACAAGGAAATCGACATCAAGAATTGGAAAGGCAACCAGAAAAACTCCGGGTGCTTGCCCGAAGAGCGCGCATGGTTAAGCAAGGTATTCGACGAGCTTGGCTATGTGGACGTTTTTCGCACGCTGGATCCGCGGCCCGAGCAGTACACGTGGTGGAGCAACCGCGGCCAAGCCTATGCGAAAAACGTCGGGTGGCGAATCGACTACCAGATCGCGACAGCCGGCATTGCCTCGACGGCCAGGCGCACGTCGATCTTTCGCGATATTAAGTTCAGTGATCACGCGCCGCTAACAATCGACTATGACTACACGCTGCGCCGCCGCGCGGCGTGATATGGCCGGCGCTCGCCGCGTCCGCTGCGGCGTCGCCACGTGGCTTAACGGTTGTGTCGGTAGCGCGGCAATGCGTCGGTAGTCGTGCCGAGCGCCTTTGCATACAGTGGCAGCATGTCGGACAATCGCTTGCGCAGGTCAGCGGCGCGCTGCGGCGTCATCGGATGGGCCGCGATGAAACTCGTCTTGCTGGCGCCCGGCAGGGCGGCGGCCCGGCTCCATACCGTCAGCGCGGCTCTTGGGTCAAAACCGGCGCGCGATGCGATCTCATCGCCGATCACGTCAGCCTCAGTCTCGTCGGCTGCATCGTAGCGTAAGTGCGCGAGGTGCGTGCCGATGTCCAGCGGCGTGGACCCGAGATCGGCCAGCCCAAACAACTGCGGGATCGTGCCGGCGCCCAATTGCGTGGCCTGTTGCCGGCCCAGGCGTTCGCGCGCGTGTTCGCGCAACGCGTGAGCCACCATGTGGCCCATCAGCATCGCCAGTTCATTGTCGTTCGGGCGCAGACGCGTGAGTAGCGCGCTGTTGATCAGCAGTTTGCCGCCGGGCAGGCAGCGGATCATCATGTGCGGCGAGCGTACCACATAGGCTTCCCATTGCCACCGTTTCGCGCGTTCATTCCATTTCAGCGCATACGGGATGAGCCTTTGCAGAATCGCGCGAACCCGTTTGACCTGCGGGTCGCCATCGGGCAGCAATTGTCCTCGCTGCTGGGCGCTGTGCACCCATTGCCGGTATTCGCCGCTGGCCTGTTGTTCAAGCATCGACGGCGAAATCAGGTGGCGGAACGCCGCCGCGTTGCCGAAGCGCACCGCCTGAGCCGGATCATATGACCCGGCGTTGCCGGTCCTCGGCTGCGCGCCGGACGGCGGCGCGATGGCACCGCCGATCAGCAGCGCCACGCCAGCCAGTCGTCTGGCGAGCGCCAGGACGCCTGCCCGAGGCGGCCGCGGGCACCGAGCGCGTCCAGGACGCCAACTGACATACGGGCGCCGCATCAGCGTGCTCTCCATGGTGCAACCCGCGGCAGCAGCAGCATGCCCGGGATCGCCAGCACGGCGCACAGCAGAAAGAACTCAAACCAGCCGGTCTGCGCGACGATATAGCCGGCGCCGGCATTGGCGAATGTGCGAGGCATCGACGCGAGACTGGTGAACAACGCAAACTGCGTTGCGGTATAGCGTGGGTCAGTAGTGCTGGCGATGTATGTGGTGAACGCGGCCGTACCCAGGCCTGTGGCGAACGCCTCGAGGCTGATGACCACGGCTAGTCCAGGCAGCGTATGGCCCGTGCGGGCAAGCGCTGCGAAGCCAAGCACTGCGACCATCTGCGCGACGCCGAAAATCCACAAGCTGCGCGCCGTGCCGATGCGCATTAGCCATATGCCGCCGAGAATGCCGCCGGCAATACTCGCCCAAAAGTTGCTGGTCTTGGCCACCAGTCCGATCTCAGTTTTCGTAAAGCCGATGTCCAGGTAGAACGACGTTGCCAGCGACGTCGCCATGTTGTCGCCGAGCTTGTACAGGAAAACGAACGCCAACACGATCAGCGCCTGCTTCGCACCGTCGCGCGCGACGAATTCGCGAAATGGCATCACCACGGCTTCCTCCAGCGTGCGTGGCAGTGTGCCCTGCACCTGCGGCTCGCGCACCACGAGCGCCGTCATCACGCCAGGCAGCATGAACGCCGCGGTGACCGCAAAGACCGTCGACCACGCGAAGTGGTCTGCAAGGATCAGTGACAGCGAACCGGGCACAAGGGCGGCTAGCTTGTACGCGTTCACGTGGATTGCCGTGCCGAGGCCCTGCTCGGTGTCTTTCAGCAACTCGCGTCGGTACGCGTCGAGCACGATGTCCAGGCTTGCGCTGGCGAATGCAAGGGCGGCTGCGAGCACGGCCACCGTGCGGATTGAGTTGCTCGGCGACACGAAGCCCATGGTGGCGACCAGCGACAGCACGCCGAGTTGAGTCAGCAACATCCAGCCACGCCGTCGCCCAGGGCGCCAGCGGCCGAACCCGGGCACGAAGCGGTCCATTAACGGCGCCCACACGAATTTCCACGTATAGGGAAACTGCAACAATGCAAACAGGCCAATGGTTTTGATATCGACGCCGCCGCTGCGCAGCCACGCCTGCACCAGAACCAGCAGCGTAAACAGCGGCAGTCCCGAGGTGAATCCAAGGAACACGCAGATCAACATGCGTGTATTGAAGTAGGCGCGCCAGCCTGAGTGGGGATCGCGTGCGGCCAGTGTGCGGGCTTCGTGAGGTGGAGTGGACATGGATCTGCGGTCAACGAAAGGGACGGTCAAATTTTCTTGACGCGATAGACCGCAAGACTACCACGCCAGTTCGTTCCCCACCGGATCGCGCGGCCGCCGTGCAGTACGGCTCGCTCCAGAATCCGGATGCCGACCTCCGGAGCGAGTGTTTCGAAGTCGCGGATCGTCAGCACGCGCACGTTCGGCGTGTTGTGCCATTGGTAGGGCAGTGATTGGGAGACCGGCATGCGGCCGTGGAGCACCGCGAGCCGATGCCGCCAGTAGCCAAAATTGGGAAACGACACGATGCATTCCTTGCCGACCCGCACGGTCTCGCGCAGGATCGCCGCGGTCTGGTGGAGGGTCTGCAGCGTCTGAGACAGGATCACGAAATCGAAGCTCTGATCCTCAAACAGCCGCAGGCCGTCCTCCAGATTTTGCTGGATGACGTTGACGCCCTTTTGTGCGCAGCCAAGCACGCCCGCATCGTTGATCTCGATCCCGTAGCCGTGCACGTCCAATTCCTCAGCGAGGATGGCCAGCAGCGAGCCATCCGCGCAGCCGGCATCGAGTACGCTTGCGCGCGGCTCGACCCAGCGCGCGATCATGCGGAAATCGGCGCGGGTGGACAGGGTATCGAAGGCTTGCTGGTTCATGCGCCGATCTCCGTGGCGATGCGTTCGTAGTAGGCGCGCACCAGATTGTGATAGCGCGCGTCGTCGAGCAAGAATGCGTCGTGGCCGTGCGGCGCATCGATTTCGCCATAGGTCACGTTGCGCTTGTGGTCGAGCAGCGCCTTGACGATTTCGCGCGAGCGCGCCGGCGCAAAACGCCAATCTGTTGAAAAGCTGACTACGAGGTAGTTGGCCTGTGTCTGCGCGAGCGCCGCGGTCAGGTCGCCATCGTATGCCTTGGCGGGGTCGAAGTAGTCCAATGCGCGCGTGATTAGCAGGTAGGTATTGGCGTCGAAATAGTCGGCGAACTTGTCGCCCTGGTACCGCAGGTACGACTCGACTTCGAATTCGACGTCGAAATTGAAGTTGTAGGCATCCATCGCTCCGTCTGCGCGGCGCAGCGCGCGGCCGAACTTCGCGGCCATATCGTCGTCGGACAGGTACGTGATGTGCCCGATCATACGCGCGACCCTGAGGCCGCGGCGCGGTTTGACGCCGTGCGCATAGTAGTCACCGCCATGGAAATCCGGATCGGACAGGATCGCTGAGCGGGCGACCTCGTTGAACGCGATGTTTTGCGCCGACAGCTTGGGCGTCGAGGCGATAACCACACAATGTGCGACGCGTTGCGGATACAGGATGCTCCAGGCGAGCGCCTGCATGCCACCGAGCGAGCCGCCCATCACCGCGGCAAAACGCTCGATGCCGAAATGATCGGCGACGCGCGCCTGCGCATTGACCCAGTCCTCTACGGTGACCACTGGAAAGCGCGCGCCATAGGGCAGGCCGGTGGCCGGATCGATGCTCATCGGACCGGTGGAGCCGAAGCACGAGCCGAGATTGTTCACGCCGATCACGAAGAAGCGGTCCGTGTCGAGTGGCTTGCCTGGGCCCACCATGTTGTCCCACCAGCCGAGGTTCTTGGGCTCATGTTCATATACTCCGGCCACGTGGTGTGACGCGTTCAGCGCGTGACAGACGAGCACCGCGTTGGAGCGCGCAGCGTTGAGCGTGCCATAGGCTTCAATCGTCAGATCGTAGCCGGCGAGTGACAAGCCGCTTTGCAGGTGCAGCGGTGTGGTGAAGTGGAGCGTTTGTGGAACGACGATGCCGATCGAACTCATACCCTTGCCTGTGTTGTTGTCCGCTTGCGCGGGCGTTCGGATAACAAGTCGGCAAAGGGTCAAAGGTGCTGCGTGTATGGGCGCACGCATGGACCGCTGATGACCGCTTTAGCCGGATTTGTACTGAACCGCTTGGGTTCGCGCGCCCGCAATCGAGTCAGCAAATCGGCGCGCAGAGGAAAGCTTGTGACCGACAAGTATAAACGAAATTGTTCCGCTGACGTAGGCGGCGCAGGTATGGCCGCTATTGCAGCAACAGCCGCAGCTGTGCAGCGGCGTGCTCAAACGGCTTTTGTGAAAGCCGCTGCGCGCATAGTGGTGCCAGCGCCCCAGCACGTAGCGGATGATAAGGTCCGCGCGCAACGCCGGATCGTAGCCGCACGGCAACGTATCGGCATGCTCGGCGCACGCCAGCCTCAGGCGCTGGCGCAGCGAAGCTTGCAGGCGCTCGGTGAGTTGGCTCATGCGTGCGGTCAGCCGCGCGTGCGGCCCGGCGCCGTTCGTGGACGATGGCGTGGCGCTGTCGGTCAGTGCGCACGGCGATTCGGGCGCCGTGCCGGGGCGTCTGGATGGCTGCCGCATGGTGCCCTCCGCGATGCGTTTAGAGGCTTGAGTCGTAACGATTTTATCGAACGTATGCGGCAGTCGATATAGTGCGCACGTCCAGTGCCCGCCAGCGCTGGCGGGCCGCTCGAAGCCTTGGGCACGGGGGGTAAGTGCCCAACCATCCATACAGTGCGCAGTCCCAGGCGCTTGTAGCGTTTCAAATGCGAGCGGGTATCCTCGACCAGCGTTGCGTCGCGCGCCCGCACTCGCGCGCGGCGCAATGTGCGGCGCAGCATGCCGGCATCGGGTTTGGCGTGCCAGCGGCCGCGGTACCGCATCTGCTCGATGGCGATCACTTGTTCGAACAGCTCAGTGATGCCCAGCGCGTCGAGCACGGCCTGCGCGTAGCGGCGCGGGCCGTTGGTCAGCAGGATCCGGCGCCCCGGCAGCGCGCGCAACAGCCGGGCGAGCCCGCGCTCGGCGCGCAGCATCGAATGCAGATCGTGGAATCGGTGGACCTGCGCGAGGAAATCGTCAGGATCGAGTGGATGGTGCCGCGCGAGTCCCAGCAGTGTCGCACCGTAGCGCCGCGTGTAGTGCACGCGTAGCCGATCCGCTTCGTCCCGGCTGACCTGCAGCGCACGCTCGATGTAGTCGGTCATCGCCCGATTGATTTGCGGGAACACCGCATGCGACGCGTGGTGCAGCGTATCGTCCAGGTCGAACAACCAGACCGGGCCGCGCGGGTGGGCAATGCGCCGCCGGCGCGCGCGCGTGGCCATGGTCAGTGCGACCGGATCATCGTGCCAAACGGCTGCTCGGTCAGGATCTCGAGCAGCACCGAGTGCTCGATGCGTCCATCGATGATGTGCACGGAGCGCACACCGCTCCTGGCCGCGTCTAGGGCTGACGAGATTTTCGGCAGCATGCCACCGGAGATCGTGCCGTCGGCGAATAATGCATCGATCTCGCGCGCCGACAGATCCGTGAGCAATGTGCCGCTCTTGTCCATCACGCCCGGGATGTTCGTCATCATCACCAGCTTTTCCGCGTTCAGCACGACCGCCAGCTTGCCCGCGACCAGGTCCGCGTTGATGTTGTACGCGAGCCCATCCTCGCCGAAGCCGATCGGCGAAATGACTGGGATGAACGCATCGTCTTGCAGCGCCCGCACGACCGCGGGATTGATCGAGTCGACCTCGCCGACCTGGCCGATGTCGAGAAATTCACCCGGCTTTTCCCGGTCCGGCATCAGCAGCTTGCGTGCATGGATCAGTCCGCCGTCCTTGCCCGTTAAGCCGACCGCGTGGCCACCAACATGGTTGATTAGCGTGACGATGTCTTGTTGCACCTCGCCGCCGAGCACCCACTCGACAACCTCCATCGTTTCCTCGTCCGTCACGCGCATGCCTTGTATGAACGTGCCCTGCTTGCCGATTTTCTTTAGCGCCTGGTCGATCTGCGGGCCGCCACCATGGACGATGACCGGATTGATGCCCACCAGCTTCAGCAGTACAACGTCGCGTGCGAAGCCTTGCTTCAGGCGCTCCTGCGTCATCGCGTTGCCACCGTACTTGATCACGACCGTCTTGCCGTGGTACTGGCGGATGTAAGGCAGCGCTTCCGCGAGGATTTCGGCCTTCAGCGCGGGTGAGATGGCAGGCAAATCGTTGGTGTCGGACATGGTGCGAGCGGACTGAGCAGGCAAACAACCGCGAATTGTACAGGACTGAAGTGTCGGCACGATGCCGCTCGCCGGGCTTTTTTGACGTGTCTTGTCGTCCTGGCGTGCTGCCGATAAAAGACGCGCAGACATTGGGAACCCCATCATCGAGCGTGCCGATAGTGTGGTGCTGTGACGCGGCCGGCACGAAGTGTCGCCCGCCTGTCGTAGCGCGTACGCCACGCTGCTGCAGTGCCCGACTGCAGCGCGCTGGCACTTGCGTCATAGTGTCGCGAGCGTGATCGAGCTTGAGTTGACTGCGGGGTCGTGCCACGTCAAACCGGTAAACTTGTCGCATGACACCGTATGCAAATCCCGGCCGGGTCAATCTCGGCCATATGTTCTGGCTCCGTTGCCTGGCGATCATTGGCCAACTGGTCACTATCGCCGTCGTGCAGATCGCCTATGGTGTGCATTTGCCGCTCACCGCGATGCTCATCGTCATCGCGTTGGAAGTGATCTTTAACATTCTGACGTGGATCCGCGTGGCCCAAGCCAAGCCGGAAACGCACATCGAGCTGATGGGGCAGCTGTGGGTCGACCTCGGTGCGCTGTCCGCGCTGCTGTTTCTATCGGGTGGCACGACCAATCCGTTCGTGTCGCTGTACTTGCCTTCGCTGGCGATTGCGGCGGCGGTGTTGCCGTGGCGTCTGGCCGCATGGCTCGCGGCGTTCGCAGTCGCCTGCTATTGGTTGCTCGGCTTCGATTCAGTGCCGTTGAACATGGACAACCCGGCCAACCTGTTCGATTACTACCGGGCCGGCATGTGGGTAAACTTCATGGTCAGCGTCGGGCTGATCTCGTGGTTTGTCTCGCGCATGTCGTCCGCGTTGCGCAAGGGGGATGCGGCATTGGGCGAGGCGCAGGAGCGGCTGTTGCGCGACGAGCGGGTGGTGGCGTTGGGCGCGCAGGCCGCCAGCGTCGCGCACGAGATCGGCACGCCACTGTCGACGATCGCGATGGTGGCCGAAGAGTTGCGCGACCTGTCCCATACCGACCAGGCGCTTGCGCCCTATCAGGCCGATTTCGACCTGCTCGAGCAACAGCTGGCGTTGTGCCGTTCAGCGCTCGCCCGGCTGCGCACACGGGCAGCGCTGCCCACCGGCCAACAACCGGTGGGCAGTTGGCTCGACGCATTCATCGAACAGTGGCGGCTGCGTCACCCGCATGTGAATTTCTCGCGGATCGGCACGGCGCCCGCCGACGTGTTGGTCGCCGATACCGTGGCGGTCGGGCAGATCTTGACCATCTTGCTGGACAATGCGGCCCGGGCCTGCCGCGAATCGGTGACGTTGGAGGCGGCGTGTGACGGCGACATGCTGGTCTTCGACATTCGCGACCGCGGTCCTGGCATTGCGCCTGAACGGCGCGCCAAACTCGGGCAGGCACCGGTCGAAAGCACACAAGGGGGCCACGGCGTTGGCTTGTATCTCGCGTTTACGACGGCGGCGCGGCTGGGCGGCTCGATCGAGCTGACCGAGTTGCCGCAGCCGGCCACCACGGGCACCCGTGCGATGCTGCGCCTGCCCGCGATCCAAGCGCATTCAAATGGAGAAGTACAATGAGCGAAATGAATTTTCTGGTGATTGACGATGACGAGGTATTTGCTGGCATCCTCGCGCGCGGCCTGACCCGGCGCGGCTATACCGTTCACCAGGCGCACGAGCGCGACAGCGCACTGAAGCTCGCTGATGCGCTGCCGTTCGGCCAAATCACGGTCGACCTGAATCTGGGCAATGATTCGGGGCTGCATTTGATCGCACCACTGCGTAAGCTA
This region of Mycetohabitans endofungorum genomic DNA includes:
- the gatB gene encoding Asp-tRNA(Asn)/Glu-tRNA(Gln) amidotransferase subunit GatB, giving the protein MTMQWEVVIGLETHAQLSTQSKIFSGASTRFGAEPNTQACAVDLALPGALPIANRGAVERAIRFGLAIGATIAPRSVFARKNYFYPDLPKGYQISQYELPVVQGGSITIQVEANEKAGRDAYEKTIRLTRAHLEEDAGKSLHEDFAGMTGIDLNRAGTPLLEIVTEPDMRSAAEAVAYAKALHSLVVWLGICDGNMQEGSFRCDANVSVRRLGEQALGTRAEIKNLNSFRFLEEAIQYEVHRQIELIEDGGTVVQETRLYDPDRGETRSMRSKEDAHDYRYFPDPDLMPLVIDSEWITEVRRALPELPDAMKRRFAEQYGLPGYDAGVLTTSQALAAYYEAVVSKVGVANAKMAANWVMGELASQLNRDGLDIGQSPVSAAQLALVLVRIADGTISNKIGKEIFGAIWDEKATDDAAADRIIDAKGLKQISDSGALEAILDEVLAANPKSVDEYRAGKDKAFNALVGQAMKATKGRANPQQVNELLKKKLS
- a CDS encoding exodeoxyribonuclease III, whose translation is MLRVITANLNGIRSAAKKGFFDWFGKQNADIVCVQEIKCSQDDMTPEFLAPHGFTGYFQHAQKKGYSGAGLYTRHEPDEFIAGFGSKAFDHEGRYVELRYGDLSLVSVYVPSGSSGEERQAVKYRFMDDFYVHLDELRREREVIFCGDVNIVHKEIDIKNWKGNQKNSGCLPEERAWLSKVFDELGYVDVFRTLDPRPEQYTWWSNRGQAYAKNVGWRIDYQIATAGIASTARRTSIFRDIKFSDHAPLTIDYDYTLRRRAA
- a CDS encoding M48 family metallopeptidase, producing MESTLMRRPYVSWRPGRARCPRPPRAGVLALARRLAGVALLIGGAIAPPSGAQPRTGNAGSYDPAQAVRFGNAAAFRHLISPSMLEQQASGEYRQWVHSAQQRGQLLPDGDPQVKRVRAILQRLIPYALKWNERAKRWQWEAYVVRSPHMMIRCLPGGKLLINSALLTRLRPNDNELAMLMGHMVAHALREHARERLGRQQATQLGAGTIPQLFGLADLGSTPLDIGTHLAHLRYDAADETEADVIGDEIASRAGFDPRAALTVWSRAAALPGASKTSFIAAHPMTPQRAADLRKRLSDMLPLYAKALGTTTDALPRYRHNR
- a CDS encoding AmpG family muropeptide MFS transporter — translated: MSTPPHEARTLAARDPHSGWRAYFNTRMLICVFLGFTSGLPLFTLLVLVQAWLRSGGVDIKTIGLFALLQFPYTWKFVWAPLMDRFVPGFGRWRPGRRRGWMLLTQLGVLSLVATMGFVSPSNSIRTVAVLAAALAFASASLDIVLDAYRRELLKDTEQGLGTAIHVNAYKLAALVPGSLSLILADHFAWSTVFAVTAAFMLPGVMTALVVREPQVQGTLPRTLEEAVVMPFREFVARDGAKQALIVLAFVFLYKLGDNMATSLATSFYLDIGFTKTEIGLVAKTSNFWASIAGGILGGIWLMRIGTARSLWIFGVAQMVAVLGFAALARTGHTLPGLAVVISLEAFATGLGTAAFTTYIASTTDPRYTATQFALFTSLASMPRTFANAGAGYIVAQTGWFEFFLLCAVLAIPGMLLLPRVAPWRAR
- the metW gene encoding methionine biosynthesis protein MetW produces the protein MNQQAFDTLSTRADFRMIARWVEPRASVLDAGCADGSLLAILAEELDVHGYGIEINDAGVLGCAQKGVNVIQQNLEDGLRLFEDQSFDFVILSQTLQTLHQTAAILRETVRVGKECIVSFPNFGYWRHRLAVLHGRMPVSQSLPYQWHNTPNVRVLTIRDFETLAPEVGIRILERAVLHGGRAIRWGTNWRGSLAVYRVKKI
- the metX gene encoding homoserine O-succinyltransferase MetX — its product is MSSIGIVVPQTLHFTTPLHLQSGLSLAGYDLTIEAYGTLNAARSNAVLVCHALNASHHVAGVYEHEPKNLGWWDNMVGPGKPLDTDRFFVIGVNNLGSCFGSTGPMSIDPATGLPYGARFPVVTVEDWVNAQARVADHFGIERFAAVMGGSLGGMQALAWSILYPQRVAHCVVIASTPKLSAQNIAFNEVARSAILSDPDFHGGDYYAHGVKPRRGLRVARMIGHITYLSDDDMAAKFGRALRRADGAMDAYNFNFDVEFEVESYLRYQGDKFADYFDANTYLLITRALDYFDPAKAYDGDLTAALAQTQANYLVVSFSTDWRFAPARSREIVKALLDHKRNVTYGEIDAPHGHDAFLLDDARYHNLVRAYYERIATEIGA
- a CDS encoding pyrimidine 5'-nucleotidase, whose product is MATRARRRRIAHPRGPVWLFDLDDTLHHASHAVFPQINRAMTDYIERALQVSRDEADRLRVHYTRRYGATLLGLARHHPLDPDDFLAQVHRFHDLHSMLRAERGLARLLRALPGRRILLTNGPRRYAQAVLDALGITELFEQVIAIEQMRYRGRWHAKPDAGMLRRTLRRARVRARDATLVEDTRSHLKRYKRLGLRTVWMVGHLPPVPKASSGPPALAGTGRAHYIDCRIRSIKSLRLKPLNASRRAPCGSHPDAPARRPNRRAH
- the argB gene encoding acetylglutamate kinase yields the protein MSDTNDLPAISPALKAEILAEALPYIRQYHGKTVVIKYGGNAMTQERLKQGFARDVVLLKLVGINPVIVHGGGPQIDQALKKIGKQGTFIQGMRVTDEETMEVVEWVLGGEVQQDIVTLINHVGGHAVGLTGKDGGLIHARKLLMPDREKPGEFLDIGQVGEVDSINPAVVRALQDDAFIPVISPIGFGEDGLAYNINADLVAGKLAVVLNAEKLVMMTNIPGVMDKSGTLLTDLSAREIDALFADGTISGGMLPKISSALDAARSGVRSVHIIDGRIEHSVLLEILTEQPFGTMIRSH
- a CDS encoding ATP-binding protein, translating into MTPYANPGRVNLGHMFWLRCLAIIGQLVTIAVVQIAYGVHLPLTAMLIVIALEVIFNILTWIRVAQAKPETHIELMGQLWVDLGALSALLFLSGGTTNPFVSLYLPSLAIAAAVLPWRLAAWLAAFAVACYWLLGFDSVPLNMDNPANLFDYYRAGMWVNFMVSVGLISWFVSRMSSALRKGDAALGEAQERLLRDERVVALGAQAASVAHEIGTPLSTIAMVAEELRDLSHTDQALAPYQADFDLLEQQLALCRSALARLRTRAALPTGQQPVGSWLDAFIEQWRLRHPHVNFSRIGTAPADVLVADTVAVGQILTILLDNAARACRESVTLEAACDGDMLVFDIRDRGPGIAPERRAKLGQAPVESTQGGHGVGLYLAFTTAARLGGSIELTELPQPATTGTRAMLRLPAIQAHSNGEVQ